From one Paenibacillus terrae HPL-003 genomic stretch:
- the rbsB gene encoding ribose ABC transporter substrate-binding protein RbsB translates to MKKLTLIMTALLLLLMTGCSLEPPEWAKPKAGANLKEIKIGLSISTLNNPFFVSLKDGVVAEAKKQGLQVIVVDAQNDSAKQSNDVDDLIQQGVNALLINPTDSSAISTVVQSANALNIPVITLDRSADKGDVKALVASDNVEGGRMAARYVIDQVGKGAKVIELEGVPGASATRERGKGFHEVADKELNVIAKQSADFDRTKGLNVMENLLQGNPDVQAVFAHNDEMALGAIEAIQSSGKNIPVIGFDGNEDALKSIKEGKLTATVAQQPQLIGQLAVQAAKDVLQGKTVKKSIPAKLELVD, encoded by the coding sequence ATGAAAAAACTTACATTGATCATGACAGCCTTGCTACTCCTGCTGATGACGGGTTGTTCCCTGGAACCGCCAGAATGGGCGAAACCCAAAGCAGGTGCGAACTTGAAGGAAATCAAAATCGGCTTGTCCATCTCAACACTGAACAATCCATTCTTTGTTTCTCTTAAAGACGGAGTCGTTGCAGAAGCAAAAAAGCAAGGATTGCAAGTCATTGTCGTCGATGCGCAAAATGATTCGGCGAAGCAAAGCAATGATGTGGACGATCTGATCCAGCAAGGCGTAAATGCGTTGTTAATTAACCCGACAGATTCGTCGGCTATCTCCACGGTGGTTCAATCCGCGAACGCTTTGAACATCCCGGTCATTACGCTGGATCGTTCTGCTGACAAAGGAGATGTAAAAGCGCTTGTCGCTTCGGACAATGTAGAGGGTGGACGTATGGCTGCCAGATACGTGATTGATCAAGTCGGAAAAGGTGCTAAGGTCATTGAGTTGGAAGGCGTACCAGGTGCATCGGCTACCCGCGAACGGGGCAAAGGCTTCCACGAAGTAGCGGATAAGGAACTGAACGTTATTGCCAAACAGTCGGCCGATTTTGACCGGACCAAAGGCTTGAATGTCATGGAAAACCTGCTGCAAGGCAACCCGGACGTTCAGGCGGTATTTGCCCATAATGATGAAATGGCGCTTGGGGCAATTGAAGCCATTCAAAGCTCTGGTAAAAATATCCCGGTGATCGGCTTTGACGGTAACGAGGATGCACTTAAATCTATTAAGGAGGGCAAACTCACGGCGACCGTGGCTCAGCAACCCCAATTGATCGGACAATTGGCGGTTCAGGCAGCAAAGGATGTACTCCAAGGTAAAACTGTGAAAAAATCGATTCCTGCCAAGCTGGAGCTGGTGGATTAG
- a CDS encoding ABC transporter substrate-binding protein, which translates to MQQSNKVKLGITLCLVVLLTVVLGACGNADTRNQTNGKTSTNDSSGQSKTVAMREYTDAAGNKINIPVNPQRVVTTQYLDAILALGVKPVGAASHLLEGEYLKGKIDGISDIGNPTNVEKVLELQPDLIITTEDTTPEVKEQLEKIAPTVVVSFGAGDVFKQFRDVAAVLGKDKEAEQWIANLDKKAAEGRKKLAGKFKKDETITIYMTYGKDVLRVYGARNVGHVIYRSLELNPPEYIRQKLAKDPNFNFVYDSISMEKLPELSGDRIIMLVYDEETKDGILKEIEQSALWRNLPAVKNHKVYFIKADPWFTYSPLAIDKSLDEAVNMLSVDPK; encoded by the coding sequence TTGCAACAAAGTAACAAGGTAAAATTAGGGATTACGCTGTGTCTCGTGGTTCTGCTGACGGTTGTACTGGGTGCTTGTGGAAACGCAGATACCCGCAATCAGACCAACGGAAAGACCAGCACTAATGACTCTTCCGGGCAATCCAAAACGGTTGCCATGCGTGAATATACAGATGCCGCTGGCAACAAGATCAATATCCCTGTAAATCCGCAGCGAGTTGTTACGACGCAATATTTGGATGCCATACTGGCCTTGGGAGTTAAGCCGGTAGGTGCTGCTTCCCATTTGTTGGAGGGTGAATATTTAAAAGGTAAGATTGACGGAATCTCGGATATTGGGAACCCGACGAATGTAGAAAAGGTGCTGGAGCTACAGCCAGACCTGATCATAACAACAGAAGATACCACTCCCGAAGTGAAGGAGCAGCTGGAGAAAATTGCTCCAACCGTAGTCGTTTCTTTTGGAGCAGGGGATGTGTTCAAGCAATTTCGGGATGTTGCCGCTGTGCTGGGTAAGGACAAAGAAGCTGAGCAGTGGATTGCTAATCTGGATAAAAAGGCTGCCGAAGGTCGGAAGAAGCTGGCTGGAAAATTTAAGAAAGATGAAACGATCACGATTTACATGACTTACGGCAAGGATGTGCTAAGAGTGTACGGGGCGCGGAATGTAGGACATGTCATTTACCGTTCACTTGAATTGAATCCTCCTGAGTATATACGCCAGAAGCTGGCGAAGGACCCGAACTTTAATTTCGTTTACGATAGCATTTCGATGGAAAAGCTGCCTGAACTGTCAGGGGATCGAATTATTATGCTGGTTTATGATGAAGAGACCAAGGACGGGATCCTCAAGGAAATCGAGCAAAGCGCACTGTGGAGAAATCTCCCTGCGGTTAAAAATCACAAAGTATATTTCATCAAAGCTGACCCGTGGTTTACGTATTCACCGCTTGCTATCGACAAATCGCTGGATGAAGCCGTCAACATGCTTTCCGTCGATCCTAAATAA